GTGTTGCGGGCTGGCATCCGGCACACAGCATCTTCAGATTCTAATCTGTGGTGGTACAGGTTGCAAAGCCTCTTCGAGCCAAGGGATTACGGACAATCTCCGGTTAGCCATCCAAAAGAACGGCATTGCCGACAAAGTGGAAGTTATCACCGTGGGCTGCTTCGGCTTCTGCGAAAAAGGCCCTATCGTGAAAATCATCCCCGACAACACCTTCTACACACAAGTCACCCCCGAAGACGCGGAAGACATCATCACCGAACATATCATCGGCGGTCGGAAAATAGAAAGGCTGCTGTACATAGACCCTAAAACGGAACACACCGTCAGCGACTCCAAACACATGGATTTCTACCGGAAACAACTACGCATCGCCTTACGCAACTGCGGCTTTATCGACCCGGAAAATATCGAGGAATACATCGCCCGCGAAGGATATTACGCGTTGGCAGACTGCCTTCTCAACAAACAACCGACGGACGTAATCGATCTCATCAAGCGCTCCGGCCTGCGCGGACGCGGTGGCGGCGGCTTTCCCACAGGCTTGAAATGGGAATTTACCTATAAGCAGCAGTCGGACATCAAATACGTGGTATGTAACGCTGACGAGGGCGACCCCGGCGCATTCATGGACCGTTCCATAATGGAAGGCGACCCTCACTCTATCGTAGAAGCCATGTGCGTCTGCGGTTACTCCATCGGCTCCAGCAAAGGACTGGTGTATATCCGTGCCGAATACCCGCTTGCCATCAGCCGTCTGAAAATAGCCATCGAACAAGCCCGCAACTACGGTCTGCTGGGAGACAATATCTTAGGAACGGATTTCTGTTTCGACATCGAGATACGCTACGGGGCAGGCGCCTTCGTATGCGGTGAAGAAACCGCACTGATTCACTCCATGGAAGGAAAACGCGGTGAACCGACTCTCAAACCGCCCTTCCCCGCCGAATCCGGCTACCTGGGCAAACCTACCAACGTAAATAATGTAGAGACGCTCGCCAATATCCCCATCATCCTGACGAAAGGAGCCGAATGGTTCGCAACGATTGGAACGGAGCGTTCCAAAGGCACGAAAGTATTCGCCCTCGCA
This portion of the Bacteroides acidifaciens genome encodes:
- a CDS encoding NADH-ubiquinone oxidoreductase-F iron-sulfur binding region domain-containing protein; translation: MKILSIHDLATIRKRAEHKLSLREESNEKVTEKCCGLASGTQHLQILICGGTGCKASSSQGITDNLRLAIQKNGIADKVEVITVGCFGFCEKGPIVKIIPDNTFYTQVTPEDAEDIITEHIIGGRKIERLLYIDPKTEHTVSDSKHMDFYRKQLRIALRNCGFIDPENIEEYIAREGYYALADCLLNKQPTDVIDLIKRSGLRGRGGGGFPTGLKWEFTYKQQSDIKYVVCNADEGDPGAFMDRSIMEGDPHSIVEAMCVCGYSIGSSKGLVYIRAEYPLAISRLKIAIEQARNYGLLGDNILGTDFCFDIEIRYGAGAFVCGEETALIHSMEGKRGEPTLKPPFPAESGYLGKPTNVNNVETLANIPIILTKGAEWFATIGTERSKGTKVFALAGKINNVGLIEVPMGTTLREVIYEIGGGIKGGKKFKAVQTGGPSGGCLTEKHLDTPIDFDNLLAAGSMMGSGGMIVMDEDDCMVSVARFYLDFTVEESCGKCTPCRIGNKRLLELLNKITEGKGTEKDLDTLATLGQVIKDTALCGLGQTSPNPVLSTLDNFYDEYLEHVRDKTCRAKQCKSLLTYTINPELCIGCHLCAKNCPADAIIGLVRKPHIISPDKCIKCGMCMARCKFKAILVC